The Halalkalicoccus subterraneus genome has a segment encoding these proteins:
- a CDS encoding CobW family GTP-binding protein: protein MAEPIPVTVVSGSLGAGKTTLVNHVLTNREGYEVAVIVNDMGEVNVDADLIAREGSEEGIVDLSNGCICCELREDLLTEATRLADSREFDYLLVESSGISEPIPVARTFTEDEGGDADDGSSSGFRLDTTVSVIDAAEFERAFDAGEIPEAEGEESERPLTELLIDQIEFCDLLLLNKTDLVDEEKLAEIEAIVERLQPRAEIVRTTYSEINPGRVLGTGRFDLREAQRHVGWKRELAGGVHGHTHPAEGLGVESFVYRESRPFHPERLDEAFETLTEIVRAKGVFRLAERDDVMGFNLAGESIKAGPIGEWHPEDERRTELVFIGTELDEEGIRETLDAALVTGTERESGLTGVSDPFPP, encoded by the coding sequence ATGGCGGAACCGATACCGGTGACGGTCGTCAGCGGCTCACTCGGCGCCGGAAAGACGACGCTGGTGAACCACGTCCTCACGAACCGCGAGGGCTACGAGGTGGCCGTGATCGTCAACGACATGGGCGAGGTGAACGTCGACGCGGACTTGATTGCACGTGAGGGAAGCGAGGAAGGAATCGTCGACCTCTCGAACGGCTGTATCTGCTGTGAGCTGCGCGAGGACCTGTTAACCGAGGCGACTCGACTGGCCGATTCCCGGGAGTTCGACTACCTGCTGGTGGAGTCCTCGGGGATCAGCGAGCCGATCCCGGTCGCCCGGACCTTCACCGAGGACGAGGGGGGCGACGCGGACGACGGGAGTTCTTCAGGATTTCGCCTCGACACCACGGTGTCGGTGATCGACGCCGCGGAGTTCGAGCGGGCGTTCGACGCGGGCGAGATCCCCGAGGCAGAAGGGGAGGAATCCGAGCGCCCGCTGACCGAGCTCCTGATCGACCAGATCGAGTTCTGCGACCTCCTCCTGCTGAACAAGACGGATCTCGTCGACGAGGAGAAATTGGCGGAGATCGAGGCGATCGTCGAACGCCTCCAGCCGCGTGCGGAGATCGTCCGGACGACGTACTCGGAGATCAACCCCGGCCGGGTGCTCGGAACCGGACGGTTCGATCTCCGGGAGGCCCAGCGACACGTCGGCTGGAAGCGCGAGCTCGCCGGCGGGGTGCACGGCCACACACACCCCGCTGAAGGGCTCGGCGTCGAGTCGTTCGTCTACCGGGAGAGCCGCCCGTTCCACCCCGAGCGCCTCGACGAGGCGTTCGAAACCCTCACGGAAATCGTTCGAGCGAAGGGGGTCTTTCGGCTCGCCGAGCGCGACGACGTGATGGGGTTCAACCTCGCCGGGGAGTCGATCAAGGCCGGGCCGATCGGCGAGTGGCACCCCGAGGACGAACGGCGGACCGAACTCGTCTTCATCGGGACGGAGCTCGACGAGGAGGGGATCCGCGAAACGCTCGACGCAGCACTCGTGACCGGGACGGAACGCGAATCAGGGCTAACCGGCGTTTCCGATCCGTTCCCGCCCTAA
- a CDS encoding AGE family epimerase/isomerase, translating into MNVYRTREGLRHAFRDVLNFYHPDCIDTRVGGYVAQLDEQEGYVYDSRTKHLVATARTINNFSLGALADGPEWCRQSAEHGLRFLSTVHWDPEHEGYDWLLDGRELVDRTRHCYGHAFALLAGARAHQAGIPGGREELDRAFSVLEKRFFEPEHGLYADRAAADWSELSSYRGANANMHALEALLAAGEATGEDRFLDRAYRIAERFTRELAAETDGLLWEHYTDSWQHDLSHNEDEPDHQFRPPGYQPGHHAEWAKLLCLLAEHREEEWILTRATELFDAAMELGWDGNHEGLYYTVETSGEPIVDEKYGWAHAEAIGASALLARHDPSYLEWYDRLWEYSTTHLINPQYGNWYERLTREGELPEPDHGPEVEPGYHPITNCWLAMGVLKDDPMALGADG; encoded by the coding sequence ATGAACGTCTATCGCACCCGCGAAGGGCTCCGCCACGCCTTTCGTGACGTCCTGAACTTCTACCATCCCGACTGCATCGACACACGGGTCGGCGGCTACGTCGCCCAGCTCGACGAGCAGGAGGGATACGTCTACGATTCGCGCACGAAACACCTCGTCGCGACCGCCCGCACGATCAACAACTTCTCTCTGGGAGCCCTCGCCGACGGTCCCGAATGGTGCCGCCAGTCGGCCGAGCACGGCCTTCGATTCCTCTCGACCGTCCATTGGGACCCCGAGCACGAGGGCTACGACTGGCTGCTCGACGGACGGGAACTGGTAGATCGGACGCGCCACTGCTACGGTCACGCGTTCGCGCTACTTGCGGGCGCGCGGGCCCATCAGGCCGGAATTCCCGGCGGGCGCGAGGAACTCGACCGGGCGTTTTCGGTCCTCGAAAAGCGCTTCTTCGAGCCGGAACACGGGCTCTACGCCGACCGGGCAGCGGCCGACTGGTCGGAGCTCTCGTCCTATCGGGGCGCGAACGCGAACATGCACGCTCTCGAGGCGCTGCTGGCCGCGGGCGAGGCCACCGGGGAGGATCGATTTCTCGATCGCGCCTATAGAATCGCCGAGCGCTTCACCCGTGAACTCGCCGCCGAAACCGACGGCCTGCTGTGGGAGCACTACACAGACTCCTGGCAGCACGACCTCTCGCACAACGAAGACGAACCGGACCACCAGTTCCGCCCGCCGGGCTACCAGCCGGGTCATCACGCCGAGTGGGCGAAGCTGCTCTGCCTGCTCGCCGAGCACCGCGAGGAAGAATGGATCCTCACGCGCGCGACGGAGCTGTTCGACGCCGCGATGGAGCTGGGTTGGGACGGAAATCATGAGGGGCTCTACTACACGGTCGAGACCTCTGGGGAACCGATCGTCGACGAGAAGTACGGCTGGGCCCACGCCGAGGCGATCGGCGCGAGCGCGTTGTTGGCTCGGCACGACCCCTCGTATCTCGAGTGGTACGACCGGCTCTGGGAATACTCCACCACCCACCTGATCAACCCGCAGTACGGCAACTGGTACGAACGCCTTACCCGCGAGGGCGAACTGCCGGAGCCGGATCACGGGCCCGAGGTGGAGCCGGGCTACCACCCGATCACGAACTGCTGGCTCGCGATGGGGGTCCTCAAGGACGATCCAATGGCCCTGGGTGCCGACGGGTAG
- the fdhF gene encoding formate dehydrogenase subunit alpha has translation MASEEQDPVKTICPYCGVGCGIQVKPGEEPGDMRFMPWGEAPVNEGKICIKGGAATQVVDHEDRLTDPLIKEEGEFREATWEEAYERITEEFERIHEEYGPDAMGFYGSSKTMNEENYLLQKLARRYGTNNVDNCTRMCHASTVWALRTSLGAGAMTNSMKDLREEADVFWIQGANPGEQHPIANSVYFRQAVLEGATVIQVDPHANKTTRSFKISETDRHMHLQLEPGTDIPLLNIVLKTILEKHEENPDEGWIDEEFIEERTEGFEHLKETLEGFDAAAAAEECGVPLEDIELAAEKYASADNAAVFTGMGMSQHACGVDNVQNEINLALITGNLGKPGTGVNPLRGQNNVQGTCDVGAMPNVLPGYQLVDDDEARESVEDVWGFDVPPEPGLTNVEISHEFGESVKGLYVMGENPVMSEPDANDVAERIQELEFIVAQDIFMTETAKYADVVLPATTWAERGGTVTNTDRRVQRMRPVQKVHENTKHDLEIVSEIGTRLFGEDGGFDFSDPEEVFEELRLVCPSYHGMTYDALGEEGIQWPCYEEGDAGDQYLYEDSFDTESGLGHIEGVNHTPPAETPDEEYPLILTTARLEEHYNTGTMSRRSPTLNRQHPENFVDVHPNDAERYGIEDGQEVTIRSRRGEITVEAQVTEDIKEGSIWTTPHFAAASANKLTNDVLDERAKIPEYKAAAAEIEVGIEPAGDAPADD, from the coding sequence ATGGCGTCTGAGGAGCAAGACCCGGTCAAAACGATCTGTCCGTACTGCGGCGTCGGCTGTGGGATTCAGGTGAAACCCGGTGAAGAGCCCGGCGACATGCGCTTCATGCCGTGGGGCGAGGCGCCGGTCAACGAGGGAAAGATCTGTATCAAGGGCGGGGCGGCGACGCAGGTCGTCGACCACGAGGACCGGCTGACCGACCCGCTGATCAAGGAAGAGGGCGAGTTCCGCGAGGCGACGTGGGAGGAGGCCTACGAGCGAATCACCGAGGAGTTCGAACGCATCCACGAGGAGTACGGTCCCGACGCGATGGGTTTCTACGGCTCGTCGAAGACGATGAACGAGGAGAACTACCTCCTCCAGAAGCTCGCGCGCCGGTACGGGACGAACAACGTCGACAACTGCACGCGGATGTGCCACGCCTCGACGGTGTGGGCACTCCGAACCAGCCTCGGCGCGGGCGCGATGACCAACAGCATGAAGGACCTCCGCGAGGAGGCCGACGTCTTCTGGATCCAAGGGGCCAATCCGGGCGAACAGCACCCGATCGCCAACAGCGTCTACTTCCGACAGGCGGTGTTGGAGGGTGCGACGGTCATCCAGGTCGACCCGCACGCGAACAAGACGACGCGGTCGTTCAAGATAAGCGAGACCGACCGCCACATGCACCTTCAGCTCGAACCGGGAACGGACATCCCGCTCCTCAATATCGTCCTCAAGACGATCCTCGAAAAGCACGAGGAGAACCCCGACGAGGGGTGGATCGACGAGGAGTTCATCGAGGAGCGCACCGAGGGCTTCGAGCACCTGAAGGAGACCCTCGAAGGCTTCGATGCGGCGGCCGCCGCCGAGGAGTGTGGCGTCCCGCTGGAGGACATCGAACTCGCCGCCGAGAAGTACGCCTCCGCGGACAACGCCGCCGTCTTCACCGGGATGGGGATGAGCCAGCACGCCTGCGGCGTCGACAACGTCCAGAACGAGATCAACCTCGCGCTGATCACGGGCAACCTCGGCAAGCCCGGCACCGGCGTCAACCCGCTTCGCGGCCAGAACAACGTCCAGGGGACCTGCGACGTCGGCGCGATGCCGAACGTCCTTCCGGGCTATCAGCTCGTCGACGACGATGAAGCCAGGGAGAGCGTCGAGGACGTCTGGGGCTTCGACGTGCCCCCGGAGCCGGGGTTGACGAACGTCGAGATATCCCACGAGTTCGGCGAGTCGGTCAAGGGACTGTACGTCATGGGCGAGAACCCCGTAATGAGCGAGCCCGACGCCAACGACGTCGCGGAACGGATCCAGGAGCTGGAGTTCATCGTCGCCCAGGACATCTTCATGACCGAGACGGCTAAGTACGCCGACGTGGTCCTGCCGGCGACGACGTGGGCCGAACGCGGCGGGACGGTCACGAATACCGACAGGAGAGTCCAGCGGATGCGTCCCGTCCAGAAGGTCCACGAGAACACGAAACACGACCTCGAGATCGTCTCCGAGATCGGCACCAGACTGTTCGGCGAGGACGGCGGCTTCGACTTCTCGGACCCTGAAGAGGTCTTCGAGGAGCTTCGACTCGTGTGCCCGAGCTACCACGGGATGACCTACGACGCGCTCGGCGAGGAGGGGATCCAGTGGCCCTGCTACGAGGAGGGCGACGCGGGCGACCAGTACCTCTACGAGGACAGTTTCGACACCGAGAGTGGACTGGGCCACATCGAGGGCGTCAATCACACCCCGCCGGCCGAGACGCCCGACGAGGAGTACCCGCTGATCCTCACGACGGCTCGACTGGAGGAGCACTACAACACGGGGACGATGAGCCGCCGCTCGCCGACGCTGAACCGCCAGCACCCCGAGAACTTCGTCGACGTCCACCCGAACGACGCCGAACGATACGGCATCGAGGACGGCCAGGAGGTGACGATCCGCTCGCGGCGCGGCGAGATCACCGTCGAGGCCCAGGTCACCGAGGACATCAAGGAGGGCTCGATCTGGACGACGCCCCACTTCGCCGCGGCCTCGGCGAACAAGCTGACGAACGACGTGCTCGACGAACGGGCGAAGATCCCCGAGTACAAGGCCGCCGCCGCCGAGATCGAGGTCGGCATCGAGCCCGCCGGAGACGCGCCGGCGGACGACTGA